A window of the Aliivibrio salmonicida LFI1238 genome harbors these coding sequences:
- a CDS encoding RES family NAD+ phosphorylase codes for MRYILDDESKDFLNSIIDTCEERTQILKKGSSVVRAQNGYDLQPYYQKDPETGEDIHVDDIERPYQYKRMKPLENSASEGRANPKGIPCLYVATDKETAMSEVRPWLGSVMSVGLFKITRDLRIIVFATDKEESIHNHSFYFSEPSDEEIIKSVWFHIDNAFSKPTKTSDLKSDYAPTQIISEFIKSKGYDGIAYRSSLGGGHNIALFDLESADIVSCTLFHASKINFEFERSRDPY; via the coding sequence TTGCGTTATATCTTAGATGATGAATCTAAAGATTTTTTGAATTCAATAATAGATACTTGCGAAGAACGAACGCAAATCTTGAAAAAAGGTTCATCTGTAGTGAGAGCGCAAAATGGATATGATTTACAACCGTATTACCAAAAGGACCCAGAAACTGGAGAGGACATTCATGTTGATGATATTGAGCGTCCTTATCAATATAAAAGAATGAAACCATTAGAAAATAGTGCTTCGGAAGGTAGAGCTAACCCAAAGGGTATTCCATGCTTATATGTCGCAACGGATAAAGAAACAGCAATGTCAGAGGTAAGGCCGTGGCTTGGCTCTGTAATGTCGGTAGGGCTATTTAAAATAACTAGAGATTTACGAATTATAGTTTTTGCTACAGATAAAGAAGAAAGTATTCATAATCATTCATTTTACTTTTCTGAACCATCAGATGAAGAAATTATTAAATCTGTTTGGTTTCATATTGATAACGCGTTTTCTAAACCAACTAAAACTTCTGATTTGAAATCAGATTATGCTCCTACGCAGATAATATCAGAGTTTATAAAATCAAAAGGGTATGATGGAATAGCTTACAGAAGTTCTTTAGGTGGAGGGCATAATATTGCTTTGTTTGATCTTGAATCTGCTGATATTGTTTCATGCACTCTCTTCCATGCTTCTAAGATCAATTTTGAGTTTGAAAGATCTCGAGATCCTTACTAA
- a CDS encoding GNAT family N-acetyltransferase, with protein sequence MDIQFKRASELKYAESLTQSNMASYYLTRNIVWDSNLFINNWTILDNFEIFADNHRVGIVRFSYNESTTFLRDLQLSPEFHGKGIGAKSLDMIINHARQHQSKKLLLRVFSENPAIKLYKEKGFTQTVEVNGLIEMEFTLSSNT encoded by the coding sequence ATGGATATCCAGTTTAAAAGAGCTTCTGAGCTAAAATATGCTGAGTCACTAACTCAATCCAATATGGCTAGTTATTATTTAACTCGGAATATCGTTTGGGACAGCAATCTGTTTATCAACAATTGGACTATCTTGGATAACTTTGAAATATTCGCGGATAATCATCGAGTTGGTATTGTTCGTTTTAGCTATAATGAATCGACCACTTTTCTGCGAGATTTACAGTTAAGCCCAGAATTTCACGGGAAGGGTATTGGTGCGAAAAGTCTCGATATGATTATAAACCACGCTAGACAGCATCAATCAAAAAAGTTACTTCTTCGTGTGTTCAGCGAAAATCCAGCAATCAAGTTATATAAAGAAAAAGGGTTTACGCAAACCGTGGAAGTGAATGGGTTAATAGAAATGGAATTTACTTTAAGTTCAAACACATAA
- a CDS encoding type II toxin-antitoxin system TacA family antitoxin — protein sequence MATARLDIRLDEEIKAKAEKASALLGLKSLTEYVVRLMDEDSTQVISEYESITVEANVFDQFMIACDEAKAPNKALLGAAAFTKSGEFK from the coding sequence ATGGCTACTGCAAGACTTGATATCCGTTTGGATGAAGAAATCAAAGCTAAGGCTGAGAAAGCTTCAGCTTTACTTGGTTTAAAAAGCTTAACTGAATACGTTGTTCGTTTAATGGACGAAGATTCAACTCAGGTGATTTCTGAATATGAAAGCATCACTGTTGAAGCAAATGTATTTGACCAATTCATGATTGCTTGTGACGAGGCTAAAGCTCCGAATAAAGCATTACTTGGAGCTGCTGCATTTACTAAAAGTGGTGAGTTTAAGTGA
- a CDS encoding GNAT family N-acetyltransferase, with product MSYSKTFKELDKSQHDRASFDCGEKELNDFIQTQAAKHMQAGISRTMVLPASVPLPNQKYPICSFYSIAPSSISRDTLPQAMAKKLPRYPIPVFLLAQLAVHKEFHGSGLGKVSLIKALEYLWEINSHMRAYAIVVDCLTEQAESFYAKYGFEVLCEINGRVRMFIPMKTVGQLFT from the coding sequence GTGAGTTATTCCAAGACTTTTAAAGAATTGGATAAATCACAACACGATAGAGCATCATTTGACTGCGGTGAAAAAGAGTTAAATGATTTTATCCAAACTCAAGCCGCTAAACATATGCAAGCAGGTATCAGCCGCACTATGGTTTTGCCTGCTTCTGTGCCTCTACCAAATCAAAAATATCCAATTTGTTCATTTTATAGTATTGCGCCAAGTTCAATTAGCCGTGATACGTTGCCACAAGCCATGGCTAAAAAATTACCACGCTATCCAATTCCTGTTTTTCTTTTAGCTCAATTGGCAGTTCATAAAGAATTTCATGGAAGTGGGTTAGGTAAAGTTAGCTTAATCAAAGCTCTAGAATATCTTTGGGAAATTAACTCTCACATGAGAGCATATGCCATTGTTGTTGATTGTTTAACTGAACAAGCTGAGTCATTCTACGCAAAATATGGTTTCGAGGTTCTTTGTGAAATCAATGGTCGTGTAAGAATGTTCATTCCGATGAAAACAGTCGGTCAGTTATTCACTTAG
- a CDS encoding basic helix-loop-helix domain-containing protein, producing MNITNASTRFATFGILGFFEFTVLSGKFELNLHGSKRVMQALYGFEVNMQVDKLINTVIDDLKKVSESEPNERLPKEEQIRSCIFFALKNKFDYVCCERNYQSVDNGKNIECDIWAANSGEQPVWMEIKRCWHLSSWVNKPGEQLKTWEADLNKLSTVDINSKRYFFLVGVFDSEPNRDDSKKNKVILNIQNTQPQNLCFERYSSYFWRESSISNIAVWVWCWNSGEVITI from the coding sequence GTGAATATAACAAATGCATCAACACGATTTGCTACATTCGGCATTCTAGGTTTCTTTGAGTTTACTGTGTTAAGTGGTAAATTTGAGCTTAATCTGCATGGTAGCAAACGTGTTATGCAGGCGTTATATGGTTTTGAGGTAAATATGCAAGTCGACAAGTTAATAAATACGGTTATTGATGATTTAAAAAAAGTTTCAGAATCTGAACCGAATGAACGCCTTCCAAAAGAAGAACAAATACGATCTTGTATATTCTTCGCTTTAAAGAATAAATTTGATTATGTTTGCTGTGAAAGAAATTATCAATCTGTTGATAATGGTAAAAATATAGAATGTGATATTTGGGCCGCCAATTCCGGAGAACAGCCAGTTTGGATGGAAATTAAACGGTGTTGGCATTTATCATCTTGGGTTAATAAACCTGGTGAACAATTAAAGACTTGGGAAGCGGATTTAAACAAATTATCTACTGTTGATATTAATTCCAAACGCTACTTTTTTCTTGTCGGAGTATTTGATTCTGAGCCAAATAGAGACGATTCTAAAAAGAATAAAGTTATTTTAAACATTCAAAACACTCAACCTCAAAATTTGTGCTTTGAGCGTTATTCATCTTATTTTTGGAGAGAATCATCTATCTCTAATATTGCAGTTTGGGTATGGTGTTGGAACTCCGGTGAGGTCATAACCATATAA
- a CDS encoding type II toxin-antitoxin system Phd/YefM family antitoxin, translated as MKVELVTTLKRQATKILSELHASKEPVLITEHGQPSAYLLDVDDYEFMQKRIAILEGIARGEKAISDNRVVSHEVAKEKMNKWL; from the coding sequence ATGAAAGTTGAATTAGTCACTACATTGAAGCGTCAAGCTACTAAAATTCTTTCTGAGCTTCATGCCTCAAAAGAGCCGGTATTAATTACAGAGCATGGTCAACCATCTGCGTATTTGTTGGATGTCGATGATTATGAATTTATGCAAAAACGTATTGCCATTCTTGAAGGCATCGCCCGTGGTGAAAAAGCTATTTCAGATAATCGTGTCGTTTCTCATGAAGTAGCAAAAGAGAAGATGAATAAATGGCTGTAA
- a CDS encoding type II toxin-antitoxin system RelE/ParE family toxin, producing the protein MAVINWTESALLDLDEIAEYIAINNILAAKALVKSVFHCVERLEDFPFSGRNVPELPHLDYREIVLPPCRIFYKVTNDDVVYILYVMREERELRQFVLNDRGLQ; encoded by the coding sequence ATGGCTGTAATTAATTGGACTGAATCAGCATTACTAGATTTAGACGAAATTGCGGAATACATAGCCATTAATAATATCTTAGCGGCTAAAGCGTTAGTTAAGTCAGTTTTTCATTGTGTTGAACGTTTGGAAGACTTTCCATTTTCAGGTCGTAATGTGCCGGAGCTTCCTCATTTAGATTATCGTGAAATAGTGTTACCGCCATGTCGTATCTTCTACAAAGTAACCAATGACGATGTTGTGTATATCCTTTACGTTATGAGAGAAGAGCGCGAGTTACGCCAATTTGTTCTTAATGACCGTGGTTTGCAGTAA
- a CDS encoding cupin domain-containing protein: MIRNFYNCDKEVDNNSHDGVGSIDIYRAFRRKDFDGAWDFAIRVIMPPGSSMGDHSHENDEEMYIILKGEGSMIIEGETKRVIAGDMIVNKRFGTHGLLNDSTEDIELLIIQASLK; the protein is encoded by the coding sequence ATGATTCGTAATTTCTACAATTGTGATAAAGAAGTTGATAACAATAGCCATGATGGTGTTGGCTCTATTGATATTTACCGTGCATTTAGACGTAAAGATTTTGATGGTGCTTGGGATTTTGCTATTCGTGTCATTATGCCGCCAGGTAGTTCAATGGGGGATCATTCTCACGAAAATGATGAAGAAATGTATATAATCCTCAAAGGTGAAGGCTCAATGATTATTGAGGGTGAAACTAAACGAGTTATTGCTGGCGACATGATTGTGAATAAACGTTTTGGTACTCATGGCTTATTAAATGATTCTACCGAAGACATTGAATTGCTAATCATCCAAGCAAGTTTAAAGTAA
- a CDS encoding YhfG family protein, producing MKYELLVLAAMTRLESPNTQAIVAATGISERKVQSVVNSLVENLGLNIQRERQGRTFRFSINSWGVFESGKAIQSQLNDIDLVMPSNSMLSSYEEKYAYFEQVKMDNFKESMRLEGHDVASNFDLSLDREQQRQILLNKYSNVNSLEALNG from the coding sequence ATGAAGTACGAATTATTAGTTTTAGCTGCAATGACACGATTGGAATCTCCAAATACTCAAGCTATCGTGGCTGCAACTGGGATTTCTGAACGTAAAGTACAATCCGTAGTTAACTCATTAGTTGAAAATTTAGGCTTAAACATTCAAAGAGAGCGCCAGGGCCGAACCTTCCGTTTTTCTATTAATAGCTGGGGTGTTTTTGAATCAGGGAAAGCGATCCAATCTCAACTTAATGATATTGATTTAGTTATGCCAAGTAATTCAATGCTTTCTTCTTACGAAGAAAAGTATGCCTATTTCGAGCAAGTTAAAATGGATAACTTTAAAGAAAGTATGCGTTTAGAGGGGCATGATGTTGCTAGTAATTTCGATTTATCACTCGACAGAGAGCAACAACGTCAAATTTTGTTAAACAAATACTCAAACGTAAATTCGTTAGAGGCGCTCAATGGCTGA
- a CDS encoding putative adenosine monophosphate-protein transferase Fic: MADKYGTTQDPYTYENSTVLVNKLNINNEAVLEAAERDLTTLAAMYVEFQLPPYDFSYLRSIHHMLFSDLFEWAGELRTIDISKGNTRFCNVARIEKEANNLFSMLEKDKYLVDLPYDEFLTKLAEYYCDINVLHPFREGNGRAQRLLFEHIAINCGYNINFTGITSEQWVAANIHGYHCNYVPMKELFSVCVTKAEKRS, translated from the coding sequence ATGGCTGATAAATATGGCACAACACAAGATCCTTACACTTACGAAAATAGTACGGTTCTTGTTAATAAGCTCAATATCAACAATGAAGCGGTATTAGAGGCTGCAGAACGTGATTTAACAACGTTAGCTGCAATGTATGTAGAGTTTCAATTGCCTCCTTACGATTTCAGCTATCTGCGTTCAATTCATCATATGTTATTCTCCGATCTATTTGAATGGGCTGGCGAGTTAAGAACGATTGATATTTCAAAGGGAAATACACGTTTCTGTAATGTGGCTAGGATTGAAAAAGAAGCAAATAATCTATTTTCAATGTTAGAAAAAGATAAGTATTTAGTAGATTTACCATACGATGAATTTCTTACTAAGTTAGCTGAGTATTATTGCGATATTAATGTTCTACATCCATTCCGTGAAGGTAATGGTCGTGCCCAACGTTTATTGTTTGAACATATTGCAATCAACTGTGGTTACAATATTAATTTTACTGGGATTACTTCTGAGCAGTGGGTAGCCGCAAATATCCATGGTTATCATTGTAACTATGTGCCAATGAAAGAGCTGTTTTCTGTTTGTGTAACTAAAGCTGAAAAGCGCAGTTAA
- a CDS encoding type II toxin-antitoxin system YafQ family toxin, giving the protein MYNLEYSTQFKKDFKKITKMPISNIIEVGNIISKLQRNETLDPKNVDHSLTGNWSGFRDCHIKPDLVLIYRIFDGQLQLARIGSHSDLF; this is encoded by the coding sequence ATGTATAACCTAGAATACTCCACGCAATTTAAAAAGGATTTTAAGAAGATAACTAAAATGCCAATCTCCAATATCATCGAAGTTGGCAATATCATCTCAAAATTACAAAGAAATGAAACATTAGACCCTAAAAATGTAGATCATTCTTTAACGGGAAATTGGAGTGGTTTTCGCGACTGTCATATAAAACCAGACTTAGTTCTCATTTACCGTATATTTGATGGGCAACTACAACTAGCAAGAATTGGGTCACATAGCGATCTATTTTGA
- a CDS encoding type II toxin-antitoxin system RelB/DinJ family antitoxin — translation MRNEMLSTRIDHDTKLAFTSICGEVGLSTSQAIKLFAKAVINHGGIPFDLRVPQPNEVSAAAMKELVENKGHKANSIDEMFSELTEGKVTNV, via the coding sequence ATGAGAAATGAAATGCTAAGCACCCGCATAGACCATGATACCAAACTTGCTTTCACTAGCATCTGCGGTGAAGTTGGCCTAAGCACATCACAAGCAATTAAACTATTTGCTAAAGCTGTCATTAACCATGGTGGTATTCCATTTGATCTACGAGTTCCGCAGCCAAATGAAGTTTCTGCTGCTGCAATGAAAGAACTTGTTGAAAATAAAGGACATAAAGCCAACTCTATAGATGAGATGTTTTCTGAGCTCACTGAAGGCAAAGTGACAAATGTATAA
- the drt4 gene encoding antiviral reverse transcriptase Drt4, translated as MRYNQKRSFYEALTRYNYFPNQKSTIGELPPCLSTRRFTPEIVEEIAAIPKGDNPEPRGKGYDLVEYKATRYNNVPRVLSLVHPKAHSLLCKHIYDNWDKLNHIETNENSKIKPEYHEDGRYVIMGYGCAIDKIDAIHSKSFGKKFRVHTDISNCFNSIYSHSLSWALVGIDEAKKKSGNKFNSEWFNQYDFHLRNTKRGETQGIPIGPTTSNVAVEVILGKVDGVLIENKFDFQRHIDDYECFCLTREDADKFILILGKELAKYKLTLHLNKTKIIELPHPHEDEWTIELKSALPSRLQNDNDAPKLSPSEALSFLNKAVLLNKATPDGSVLKYAIHIILNYLQDNTAPSVYSCVLNLAWHYPILIPFLDTLIEKSDLRPDSYTENLNQIIIENAKHSRSDGMCWPLHIFRKYEVVPSDEIIDIILESKDCVAITILNSFIKDNNKIKEFAKSIIETDDLYEKDRYWLLLYQLFFNGDIKNAYKDKKVFEIMKKNQVDFIPTDEISEAEKECERLKLVGIFGPIEKLIF; from the coding sequence ATGCGCTACAATCAGAAAAGATCTTTTTATGAAGCTTTAACTCGATATAATTACTTTCCAAACCAAAAAAGTACAATTGGTGAGTTACCACCCTGTTTAAGTACTCGTAGATTTACCCCCGAAATAGTCGAAGAAATAGCAGCAATTCCTAAAGGTGATAATCCCGAACCCCGTGGAAAGGGTTATGACTTAGTTGAATATAAGGCTACTAGATATAATAATGTTCCAAGAGTACTTTCTTTAGTTCACCCTAAAGCTCATTCGTTACTATGTAAGCATATCTATGACAATTGGGATAAACTTAACCATATAGAAACTAACGAAAATAGCAAAATTAAACCTGAATACCATGAGGATGGTCGATATGTAATCATGGGATATGGGTGTGCTATAGATAAAATAGACGCTATACACTCTAAGAGTTTTGGAAAAAAATTTAGAGTTCATACCGATATATCAAATTGTTTCAATAGTATTTATAGCCATTCTTTGTCTTGGGCATTGGTCGGAATTGATGAAGCTAAAAAGAAATCAGGCAACAAATTTAACTCGGAATGGTTTAATCAATATGATTTTCATTTACGCAATACAAAAAGGGGAGAAACTCAAGGTATACCAATAGGACCAACAACATCAAATGTTGCTGTAGAAGTAATATTAGGTAAAGTTGATGGTGTATTAATCGAAAATAAATTCGATTTCCAGCGCCACATAGATGACTATGAATGCTTTTGTCTTACTAGAGAAGACGCTGATAAGTTCATTCTAATTCTTGGTAAAGAATTAGCAAAATACAAACTCACGTTACATTTAAATAAAACCAAAATTATTGAACTCCCTCATCCCCATGAGGATGAATGGACAATTGAACTCAAATCTGCCCTTCCAAGCAGACTTCAAAATGACAATGATGCTCCTAAATTAAGCCCATCAGAAGCCTTGTCTTTTTTAAATAAGGCCGTTTTACTAAATAAAGCTACACCTGATGGTAGTGTCTTAAAATATGCTATACATATTATATTAAATTATTTACAAGATAATACAGCCCCATCGGTTTATTCATGTGTATTAAATTTAGCATGGCACTACCCAATATTAATTCCTTTTTTAGATACCTTAATTGAAAAATCTGATTTAAGACCTGATTCTTACACCGAAAATTTAAACCAAATAATTATTGAAAATGCTAAGCATAGTCGCTCCGATGGCATGTGCTGGCCATTGCATATTTTCCGTAAATACGAAGTTGTCCCTTCGGATGAAATTATAGATATAATCCTCGAAAGTAAAGACTGCGTTGCAATTACAATATTAAATTCCTTTATTAAAGATAACAATAAAATTAAAGAGTTTGCAAAATCAATAATAGAAACTGATGACTTATATGAAAAAGACCGATATTGGTTACTTTTATATCAATTATTTTTTAATGGCGATATTAAAAATGCATATAAAGATAAAAAAGTGTTTGAAATAATGAAAAAAAACCAAGTTGACTTTATTCCTACGGATGAAATTTCAGAAGCAGAAAAGGAATGTGAACGATTAAAATTGGTTGGTATATTTGGCCCTATTGAAAAGCTGATTTTTTAA
- a CDS encoding GIY-YIG nuclease family protein encodes MSKFGRSIRIFLADGTPTGLRHVEIANWSGQALACPRSRFSELNRWDESKRPGVYFLFEKTSNDDSHSAYIGESEDVFKRLVNHDREKDFWNEVIIFTSKDENLTKAHVKYLEARLVELSKSAERYKLENSNNPTKSSLPRADAAAMEEFIDNIKLVLGSLGHKILESISAQVAAPEEKMDTLSNHLLKFNVNKIIATGRVSDDGFLLLKGSQISLNNSTSMPGKSLSIKEQMINEGTLTAFPTYYELNKDKLLSSSSYAAALVAGNSRSGPQSWKTENGELLKKLEERLVNKI; translated from the coding sequence ATGTCTAAATTTGGTCGAAGTATAAGGATTTTCTTGGCAGACGGTACTCCTACAGGTTTACGACACGTTGAAATCGCAAATTGGTCAGGTCAAGCATTAGCTTGTCCAAGAAGTCGTTTCTCTGAGCTTAATCGCTGGGATGAATCTAAAAGACCAGGGGTTTATTTCCTCTTTGAAAAAACATCGAATGATGACAGTCATTCTGCTTATATTGGAGAATCAGAGGATGTTTTTAAGCGTTTAGTTAATCATGATCGTGAAAAAGACTTTTGGAATGAAGTTATTATTTTCACAAGCAAAGATGAGAATTTGACTAAAGCTCACGTGAAATACCTTGAAGCAAGATTGGTTGAATTAAGTAAATCTGCAGAACGTTATAAATTAGAAAACTCTAATAATCCAACAAAATCAAGCCTTCCTCGAGCTGATGCAGCGGCAATGGAAGAATTTATAGATAATATTAAATTAGTACTAGGTAGTTTAGGGCATAAAATATTAGAGTCAATATCTGCTCAAGTAGCTGCTCCTGAAGAGAAAATGGATACTTTAAGTAATCATTTACTCAAGTTTAATGTGAATAAAATCATAGCGACAGGTCGTGTCTCTGATGATGGTTTTTTATTACTAAAAGGTTCACAAATCTCACTTAATAATTCAACTAGCATGCCCGGGAAAAGTTTAAGTATTAAAGAACAAATGATTAATGAAGGTACTTTGACAGCATTCCCAACATATTATGAGCTAAATAAAGATAAGCTCCTTAGTTCATCATCTTATGCCGCTGCTCTTGTCGCTGGAAATAGTAGAAGTGGGCCTCAAAGTTGGAAAACTGAAAATGGTGAACTTTTGAAGAAACTGGAAGAACGTTTGGTTAATAAAATATAA
- a CDS encoding type II toxin-antitoxin system Phd/YefM family antitoxin produces MRIVSFTEARNGLKSVLDGVVNDADCTVITRRDSEDAVVMSMDYYNSLMETIYLSRSPANAAHLNKSIAQYNAGQTTERGLLE; encoded by the coding sequence ATGCGTATAGTTTCTTTTACTGAAGCTCGAAATGGTCTTAAATCTGTTCTTGATGGCGTAGTTAATGATGCGGACTGCACAGTTATCACTCGTCGAGATTCTGAAGATGCAGTTGTAATGTCTATGGATTATTATAATAGCTTAATGGAAACGATTTATTTATCTCGTTCTCCAGCTAATGCTGCTCATCTAAACAAATCAATTGCTCAATACAATGCTGGTCAAACTACGGAAAGAGGCTTGCTTGAATGA
- a CDS encoding Txe/YoeB family addiction module toxin — protein sequence MSRMLAWTDDAWDDYLYWQGQDKKTLKRINKLITDVKRSPFEGIGKPEPLKENLAGFWSRRIDDTNRLVYAVNDAHLTIISCRYHY from the coding sequence ATGAGTCGAATGTTAGCTTGGACTGACGATGCTTGGGATGATTACTTGTATTGGCAAGGTCAGGATAAGAAAACGCTGAAACGCATCAATAAATTAATTACTGATGTGAAGCGTTCTCCCTTCGAAGGTATTGGTAAACCTGAGCCATTGAAAGAAAATTTGGCAGGTTTTTGGTCACGTAGAATTGATGACACCAACCGATTAGTTTATGCAGTTAATGATGCACATTTGACAATAATTTCCTGTCGCTATCATTATTAA
- a CDS encoding IS91-like element ISVsa10 family transposase, producing MSKHTVQTFLQKRFESYSKNHRLPLYQLKGISRLSSCRTSSMGGHALYCDNGHLNGYWYNSCGHRSCPQCGALKREQWLKKVDSFILDTSHHHWVFTLPHELHEIWRYNRALCQQTLFDSVRKTIQILSADERFLGAKVGCVLALHTWARNLTFHPHLHCLITHGGLSDDGWVEPKKSILFPARVMMKLFRGKFIAALRAAMNKGELNYPDTLSKQDVLNLFNKWGVLDWVVHCAKPYSHGAGVVKYLARYVRGGAIKNSQIMHVSNKEVRVKYKSHQTKKTEMIRLEPNHFIERILSHIAIPKKQQYHFVGLYHNRCRERLNKARQYLGQERIKDISPLLWREYAESKEQVPCCDECGGKVTVLARFKVINGEFIFSLKM from the coding sequence ATGAGTAAACATACAGTTCAAACCTTTTTACAAAAAAGGTTTGAATCATATTCGAAGAACCATCGACTCCCTTTATATCAACTTAAGGGGATCAGTCGGCTTTCATCTTGTCGAACTTCATCGATGGGAGGTCATGCGCTGTATTGTGATAATGGTCATCTCAATGGCTATTGGTACAACAGCTGCGGGCATCGAAGTTGCCCACAATGTGGTGCTCTTAAAAGAGAGCAATGGCTTAAGAAAGTTGATTCGTTTATTTTAGATACTTCTCATCATCATTGGGTATTTACTCTTCCGCATGAGTTACATGAAATATGGCGATATAACAGAGCATTATGTCAGCAAACACTGTTTGACTCTGTACGTAAAACGATTCAGATATTAAGCGCGGATGAGCGATTTCTAGGTGCTAAGGTTGGGTGTGTTTTGGCTCTACATACCTGGGCTCGAAATCTAACTTTTCATCCTCATCTTCATTGCTTAATTACTCATGGTGGATTGAGTGATGACGGTTGGGTTGAACCAAAGAAAAGTATTCTATTTCCTGCCAGAGTTATGATGAAGCTGTTTCGCGGTAAGTTCATTGCAGCGCTACGCGCAGCAATGAATAAAGGAGAGTTAAATTATCCTGACACGCTTTCAAAACAAGATGTTCTAAATCTTTTTAATAAATGGGGTGTTTTGGACTGGGTTGTTCATTGTGCAAAACCGTACTCACATGGTGCTGGCGTTGTTAAATATTTAGCGCGATATGTTCGTGGCGGAGCCATAAAAAACAGTCAAATTATGCACGTGTCGAACAAGGAAGTGCGAGTTAAGTACAAATCTCATCAAACAAAGAAAACAGAAATGATTAGGCTAGAGCCTAATCATTTTATTGAGCGTATATTAAGTCATATAGCGATACCAAAAAAGCAGCAATACCACTTTGTTGGTTTGTATCATAATCGATGTCGAGAGAGGCTGAATAAAGCTCGACAGTATCTTGGCCAAGAGCGGATAAAGGACATTAGTCCTTTATTATGGCGAGAATACGCGGAAAGCAAAGAGCAGGTACCATGTTGTGATGAATGTGGAGGCAAGGTTACGGTATTGGCTCGATTCAAAGTGATAAACGGTGAATTTATTTTTTCATTGAAAATGTGA
- the dhiA gene encoding type II toxin-antitoxin system antitoxin DhiA yields MLKVIDVDLVANFTLELTFSDGYTGEANLTEYFQKEAFSHVANFQKFALTADGSLDWSGAELSAATLKEITVGSYTESDLTPFDVKEMEMVIKQASWDSMQEGRADILQAAIRSYVEQFGHSVVIERAGIKSRTSAYRSLKPETTPSFGTLVQLGHAVIELAKDRVSAHSLSRM; encoded by the coding sequence ATGTTGAAAGTAATTGATGTTGATTTGGTAGCTAATTTTACACTTGAGCTTACTTTTAGTGACGGTTATACCGGTGAAGCAAACTTAACTGAGTATTTCCAAAAAGAAGCATTTAGCCATGTGGCTAATTTTCAAAAGTTTGCATTAACGGCTGACGGCTCTCTTGATTGGAGTGGTGCTGAATTATCTGCTGCAACGTTAAAAGAAATCACGGTTGGTAGTTATACTGAATCTGATTTAACGCCTTTTGACGTTAAAGAAATGGAAATGGTAATCAAGCAGGCTTCATGGGATTCAATGCAAGAAGGTCGAGCTGACATTTTGCAAGCGGCCATTCGTTCTTATGTTGAACAATTTGGCCACAGTGTTGTAATTGAGCGTGCAGGAATTAAAAGTAGAACGAGTGCTTATCGTTCATTAAAACCTGAAACGACACCAAGTTTTGGTACTTTGGTTCAATTAGGGCATGCAGTAATTGAGTTGGCTAAAGATAGAGTATCTGCTCATTCTTTGAGTCGCATGTAA